One window from the genome of Halomicrobium zhouii encodes:
- a CDS encoding DUF63 family protein: MLVLPSGMALPPLPYLLALVGGCVLVSALLFAVEPPIDQKLALAMAPWIAIGGALHAFYQLGAFTPTYAPLFGAPSVYLTTFVVTGFVWLVLSVVGIVRGKDDDIHRNMGFAGTGVLTVLFVLVAYQGMGLGAFDPVWPAISIVVALALTVVTIFLISIWRTPVFFRTRYVGPVVVFAHALDGVSTAVGADVIGVHERTPIPRAIMEFAGQLPTAEIIGVGWLFVAVKLVVSAAVVVAFNRYVDEDPAEATLVLLAVIGVGLGPAMNNLFLFLAGVA, from the coding sequence ATGCTCGTGCTTCCGTCCGGGATGGCGTTGCCGCCGTTGCCCTATCTCCTGGCCCTCGTGGGCGGGTGCGTCCTCGTCTCGGCGCTACTGTTCGCCGTCGAACCCCCGATCGACCAGAAACTCGCGCTCGCGATGGCGCCGTGGATCGCCATCGGCGGCGCGCTCCACGCGTTCTACCAGCTCGGCGCGTTCACGCCGACGTACGCGCCGCTGTTCGGCGCGCCGTCTGTCTACCTGACGACGTTCGTCGTGACGGGATTCGTCTGGCTCGTGCTCTCGGTCGTCGGCATCGTCCGCGGGAAAGACGACGACATCCACCGGAACATGGGATTCGCCGGTACCGGCGTGCTGACGGTGTTGTTCGTGCTGGTCGCCTACCAGGGGATGGGGCTCGGTGCGTTCGACCCGGTGTGGCCCGCCATCTCCATCGTCGTCGCGCTGGCGCTCACCGTCGTCACGATATTCCTCATCAGCATCTGGCGGACGCCCGTGTTCTTCCGGACGCGCTACGTCGGACCGGTCGTCGTCTTCGCCCACGCCCTGGACGGCGTCTCGACGGCCGTGGGCGCGGACGTCATCGGCGTCCACGAACGGACGCCGATTCCCCGAGCGATCATGGAGTTCGCCGGCCAGTTGCCGACCGCGGAGATCATCGGCGTGGGCTGGCTCTTCGTCGCCGTCAAGCTCGTCGTCTCCGCCGCCGTCGTCGTCGCGTTCAACCGCTACGTCGACGAGGATCCAGCCGAGGCGACGCTCGTGCTCCTGGCCGTCATCGGCGTCGGTCTGGGCCCGGCAATGAACAACCTCTTCCTGTTCCTGGCCGGCGTCGCCTGA
- a CDS encoding universal stress protein, whose protein sequence is MVLLVPFDGSDLSTAALHRAAEFSEYTDESVLALSIVPEEPDYAIERGWIDEGDPYDPEAIGQRLRDQVADVAPAAEFRCEIPEDVSSMASVTTDVVRTIREVAHEVDASIVFVGSENAGRVSTPVSSVGAPVSEDPGYDVHIVRHAD, encoded by the coding sequence ATGGTTCTGCTCGTCCCGTTCGACGGTTCCGACCTCTCGACGGCGGCCCTGCACCGGGCCGCGGAGTTCTCCGAGTACACCGACGAGTCCGTCCTCGCGCTCAGTATCGTCCCCGAAGAGCCCGATTACGCCATCGAGCGTGGCTGGATAGACGAGGGGGATCCGTACGACCCCGAGGCCATCGGCCAGCGGCTGCGCGACCAGGTCGCCGACGTCGCACCCGCCGCCGAGTTCCGCTGTGAGATCCCCGAAGACGTGAGTTCGATGGCGTCGGTGACGACCGACGTCGTCCGGACGATCCGGGAAGTCGCCCACGAGGTCGACGCCTCCATCGTCTTCGTCGGCAGCGAGAACGCTGGCCGGGTCTCGACCCCGGTGTCGAGCGTCGGCGCGCCGGTCTCGGAGGACCCGGGCTACGACGTCCACATCGTCCGCCACGCCGACTGA
- a CDS encoding aldo/keto reductase, whose protein sequence is MEYTTLGDTGMDVSRICLGCMSFGTGREWMLDPEEGSELVERAIELGINFFDTANVYSTGESEEILGDVLAEYDRDEQVVATKVFGEMADAPNRQGLSRKAIEQELADSLDRLGMDTVDLYQIHRWDYDTPIETTLRALDDAVRRGQVRHLGASSMWAHQFQEALRVAEREGLEQFSTMQNHYNAVYREEEREMAPLCERENVGLIPWSPLARGVAARPHEEAGSTTRGETDEYLAGMPYLQGGGEEINERIQELAADRGVSMAQISLAWLLHQDAVDAPIVGITSVEHLEDAAEAVDLDLSDSDLEYLEEPYEPLPVAGHE, encoded by the coding sequence ATGGAGTATACGACACTCGGTGACACGGGCATGGACGTCAGCCGCATCTGTCTCGGCTGCATGAGCTTCGGCACCGGCCGGGAGTGGATGCTCGATCCCGAGGAGGGAAGCGAACTCGTCGAGCGGGCCATCGAACTCGGCATCAACTTCTTCGACACGGCGAACGTCTACTCGACGGGCGAGTCCGAGGAGATCCTCGGCGACGTCCTCGCCGAGTACGACCGCGACGAGCAGGTCGTCGCGACGAAGGTGTTCGGCGAGATGGCCGACGCGCCCAACCGGCAGGGCCTCTCGCGAAAGGCCATCGAGCAGGAACTGGCGGACTCGCTGGACCGACTGGGGATGGACACCGTCGACCTCTACCAGATCCACCGCTGGGACTACGACACGCCCATCGAGACGACGCTCCGGGCGCTCGACGACGCCGTCCGTCGCGGGCAGGTCCGCCACCTCGGCGCCTCCTCGATGTGGGCCCACCAGTTCCAGGAGGCCCTGCGAGTCGCAGAGCGGGAAGGACTCGAACAGTTCTCGACTATGCAGAACCACTACAACGCCGTCTATCGCGAGGAGGAACGGGAGATGGCCCCCCTCTGCGAGCGGGAGAACGTCGGCCTGATCCCGTGGTCACCGCTGGCTCGCGGCGTCGCCGCGCGTCCCCACGAGGAGGCCGGGTCGACGACCCGCGGCGAGACGGACGAGTACCTGGCGGGGATGCCGTACCTGCAGGGCGGCGGCGAGGAGATCAACGAGCGGATCCAGGAACTGGCCGCGGACAGGGGCGTCTCGATGGCCCAGATCTCGCTCGCCTGGCTGCTCCATCAGGACGCCGTCGACGCGCCCATCGTCGGTATCACGAGCGTCGAGCACCTCGAGGACGCCGCCGAAGCGGTCGACCTTGATCTGTCCGACAGCGACCTCGAATATCTCGAAGAACCGTACGAACCGCTGCCGGTCGCGGGCCACGAGTAG
- a CDS encoding endonuclease/exonuclease/phosphatase family protein → MDPLRVMTFNVRLDTAADGDDAWANRRGLVADTIRYHAPDVIGLQEPFAHQLDYLDEALPGYEWVGESRLATDGEGEHAPVGFHTDRFGLDETATFWLSETPEEPGSRGWDGNHPRVASWTRLDDATADRPLVHVNTHLDNRGEVARREGAALVADRVQELADGTTPVVTGDLNCLAGEPAHARLDGLDLGDGRRLEPAAETAAFRHGPETTRTDFHELDPGRKIDHVFVPSDCSVTGYAALTDRDDVRYPSDHLPVVADVVRS, encoded by the coding sequence ATGGATCCCCTGCGCGTGATGACGTTCAACGTCCGGCTCGACACGGCCGCGGACGGGGACGACGCCTGGGCCAACCGACGCGGTCTGGTCGCCGACACGATCCGGTACCACGCGCCCGACGTGATCGGCCTCCAGGAGCCCTTCGCCCACCAGCTCGACTATCTGGACGAGGCGCTACCCGGCTACGAGTGGGTCGGCGAGTCACGGCTCGCCACCGACGGCGAGGGTGAACACGCACCCGTCGGGTTCCACACCGACCGATTCGGGCTCGACGAGACGGCGACGTTCTGGCTCTCGGAGACGCCCGAGGAACCCGGCAGCCGCGGCTGGGACGGCAACCATCCGCGCGTCGCGAGCTGGACGCGACTCGACGACGCGACGGCGGACCGGCCGCTCGTCCACGTGAACACGCACCTCGACAACAGGGGCGAGGTGGCGAGACGCGAGGGCGCTGCGCTCGTCGCGGACCGCGTGCAGGAACTCGCCGACGGAACGACGCCGGTCGTGACGGGCGACCTGAACTGCCTCGCCGGCGAGCCCGCACACGCGCGACTCGACGGACTGGACCTGGGCGACGGCCGCCGGCTGGAACCCGCCGCCGAGACCGCGGCGTTCCGCCACGGTCCCGAAACCACGCGGACCGATTTCCACGAACTCGACCCCGGGCGCAAGATCGACCACGTCTTCGTCCCGTCGGACTGCTCGGTCACCGGGTACGCCGCGCTCACCGACCGCGACGACGTCCGCTATCCGTCGGATCACCTCCCCGTCGTCGCCGACGTCGTCCGTTCCTGA
- a CDS encoding manganese catalase family protein: protein MFYHDNELQYEVEVEEPDPTFARALQQAIGGVEGEMRVANQYLFQAFAVPSDQQAYKELLLDTAAEELGHIEMLATAVKKNLRDTSVSLGDISSDDATGLASIAGMQPRQYLSGGMNPTATDANGFPFSGNYVVASGNIAADMVANVMAESTGRLLATRLYEMTDDPGMKDMLAYLVARDTMHQNQWLELLTELGDSEEPFDVLPIPDSFPDAEENEEFNYAFLSTNVEPTEDPEQPWTTGASPDGEGEFSYVRQLDLDGAPPDVGHAEAETYNDPTPRDEG, encoded by the coding sequence GTGTTCTATCACGACAACGAACTACAGTACGAAGTCGAAGTCGAGGAACCGGACCCGACGTTCGCACGCGCCCTCCAGCAGGCCATCGGCGGCGTCGAGGGGGAGATGCGCGTCGCCAACCAGTACCTGTTCCAGGCCTTCGCCGTTCCGAGCGACCAGCAGGCATACAAGGAACTGCTGCTCGATACGGCGGCGGAGGAGCTGGGCCACATCGAGATGCTGGCCACCGCGGTCAAGAAGAATCTCCGGGACACGTCGGTGTCCCTCGGCGACATCAGCAGCGACGACGCCACCGGCCTCGCGTCCATCGCCGGAATGCAACCCCGGCAGTACCTCTCCGGCGGGATGAACCCGACGGCTACCGACGCCAACGGATTCCCCTTCAGCGGGAACTACGTCGTCGCCAGCGGCAACATCGCGGCGGATATGGTCGCCAACGTGATGGCCGAGTCCACCGGCCGGTTGCTCGCGACCAGGCTCTACGAGATGACGGACGACCCGGGGATGAAGGACATGCTCGCCTATCTCGTCGCCCGCGACACGATGCACCAGAATCAGTGGCTGGAACTCCTGACGGAACTGGGCGACTCCGAGGAACCGTTCGACGTCCTGCCGATTCCCGATAGCTTCCCCGACGCCGAGGAGAACGAGGAGTTCAACTACGCCTTCCTGTCGACGAACGTCGAGCCGACCGAGGACCCCGAACAGCCCTGGACGACGGGTGCCTCGCCGGACGGCGAGGGCGAGTTCTCCTACGTCCGCCAGCTGGACCTCGACGGCGCGCCACCGGACGTCGGGCACGCCGAGGCCGAGACGTACAACGACCCGACTCCCCGCGACGAAGGCTGA
- a CDS encoding DUF7113 family protein has translation MLQISGSAGGTTLTGTLYEDGERAPSFRGAPEENAAFVWVCDEFYAVASGGTVQRFGDEEVRVAFESPMPRGFDDREQAVAAAKEHVRTQFARVGVPAADVDVTVERVEAAGGTV, from the coding sequence ATGCTACAGATCAGTGGGAGTGCCGGTGGAACGACGCTGACGGGGACGCTCTACGAGGACGGCGAGCGCGCGCCCTCGTTCCGGGGTGCACCGGAGGAGAACGCCGCGTTCGTCTGGGTCTGCGACGAGTTCTACGCGGTGGCGTCCGGGGGGACGGTCCAGCGGTTCGGCGACGAGGAAGTCCGCGTCGCCTTCGAATCGCCGATGCCCCGCGGGTTCGACGACCGGGAGCAGGCCGTCGCCGCGGCGAAGGAACACGTCCGGACGCAGTTCGCCCGGGTCGGCGTGCCAGCGGCGGACGTCGACGTCACCGTCGAGCGGGTCGAAGCGGCCGGCGGGACGGTCTGA
- a CDS encoding type II toxin-antitoxin system HicA family toxin — MGRRTFSGHEVAKVLVNAGNFEWRRTTGDHAQLYYVHPMNENDRWHVTVPLHDELRVGTLRDIAEETGARNFEDFCDWINANE; from the coding sequence ATGGGGAGGCGAACGTTTTCGGGTCACGAAGTCGCGAAGGTACTGGTCAACGCCGGTAACTTCGAGTGGCGACGAACGACGGGCGACCACGCGCAACTGTACTACGTCCATCCGATGAACGAGAACGACCGCTGGCACGTCACGGTCCCGTTACACGACGAACTCCGGGTCGGGACGCTCAGAGACATCGCCGAAGAGACCGGAGCGCGGAATTTCGAAGATTTTTGTGACTGGATTAACGCCAACGAGTAA
- a CDS encoding universal stress protein: MAKRILVPVDGSEQAHQASDFVVGEFPDATLVLLHVINPAEAGYSAQASIPSFSEEWYEREKEQAESLFDEIEAEAESAGLAVERVVEVGKPTRTIVEYAREHDIDQIVMGSHGRSGMSRILLGSVAENVVRRSPVPVTVTR, from the coding sequence ATGGCGAAACGCATCCTGGTCCCGGTCGACGGTTCGGAGCAGGCCCACCAGGCCTCGGACTTCGTCGTCGGCGAGTTCCCCGACGCGACGCTCGTGCTATTACACGTGATCAACCCCGCAGAGGCCGGCTACAGCGCCCAGGCGTCGATACCCTCGTTCTCCGAAGAGTGGTACGAGCGTGAGAAGGAACAGGCGGAGTCGCTGTTCGACGAGATCGAAGCCGAGGCAGAGAGCGCCGGATTGGCCGTCGAGCGCGTCGTCGAAGTCGGCAAGCCCACGCGGACCATCGTCGAGTACGCCCGGGAGCACGACATCGACCAGATCGTGATGGGAAGCCACGGCCGCTCGGGGATGTCCCGGATTCTGCTTGGCAGCGTCGCGGAGAACGTCGTCAGGCGCTCGCCGGTTCCGGTCACGGTGACGCGCTGA
- a CDS encoding ATP-binding protein has translation MSDLGDFTEFEGDDGREGERSEPSEGASGDEGPASQRSAADATDGPTSDDDTQADDFEEFAVEATGQDHGLGVLSASEGLTISEDEMETCLRAYVTVGNRSDVRIGKYLLAPYPDGERLFCRITGLEYAQEFRADDATEIHARRAMRSGGIDEQDFKFMAELEPVAVLYQDEDGLKRRMTDRVPKPETVVRQATDKNEIKTGLKIPEDGVFLGHLSVGGEKVRTAAEPPTIDYRLKDDYSEGDPLVFRHTLVAGGTGSGKTHASKNVLRQYLADERTYPVEGENREAAPCVVMFDPQDEYSQMHDDGDLSQEFARRCEREGIAYGGHEQTTAFVPKVEGADYSASHHRAEQVEFTIPFTMVYDNPWLIAGSQLNDNQYNALQFLLDRFRREYGRGGTYDQFRTFLDDPVLKEELDEQGRVHEATFDAIKRRAYGFDGIFDQDARPITDLVDQFVRPGQLSCVPTYHVNNSRSKTTVVLALASMLVDEKLSNNPNFQRIKDTPLVVGMDEAHNFLTGADNVQARQVIGKFTEAAKQGRKERLGLFLITQDPQDIADPVFKQINSTVVLNLGDEDAISAVNIPTNLESKVPYMEKGQMVVYSPDNSEPVEIQGLPYCLTRHGRD, from the coding sequence ATGTCCGATCTCGGGGATTTCACGGAATTCGAGGGCGACGACGGTCGCGAGGGCGAACGGAGTGAGCCCTCGGAAGGGGCGAGCGGGGACGAAGGACCCGCGAGCCAGCGGTCCGCGGCGGACGCGACGGACGGGCCGACGAGCGACGACGATACCCAGGCGGACGACTTCGAGGAGTTCGCCGTCGAAGCGACGGGGCAGGACCACGGCCTGGGCGTCCTCTCGGCCTCGGAGGGGCTGACCATCAGCGAGGACGAGATGGAGACCTGCCTGCGGGCCTACGTCACCGTCGGCAACCGCTCTGACGTCCGCATCGGCAAGTACCTGCTTGCGCCCTATCCGGACGGCGAGCGCCTGTTCTGCCGGATCACCGGGCTGGAGTACGCCCAGGAGTTCCGGGCCGACGACGCCACCGAGATCCACGCCCGCCGGGCGATGCGTTCGGGCGGTATCGACGAACAGGACTTCAAGTTCATGGCGGAGCTGGAACCCGTCGCCGTCCTGTACCAGGACGAGGACGGGCTCAAGCGCCGGATGACCGACCGGGTGCCCAAGCCCGAGACGGTCGTCCGCCAGGCCACGGACAAAAACGAGATCAAGACCGGGCTGAAGATTCCCGAGGACGGGGTCTTTCTGGGCCACCTCTCCGTCGGCGGGGAGAAAGTACGAACGGCGGCCGAACCGCCGACCATCGACTACCGGCTGAAAGACGACTATTCGGAGGGCGACCCGCTGGTCTTCCGGCACACCCTCGTCGCCGGCGGAACGGGGTCGGGGAAGACCCACGCCTCGAAGAACGTCCTCCGGCAGTACCTCGCCGACGAGCGGACCTACCCCGTCGAGGGCGAGAACCGCGAGGCCGCACCCTGCGTCGTCATGTTCGACCCGCAGGACGAGTACTCCCAGATGCACGACGACGGCGACCTGTCTCAGGAGTTCGCCCGCCGCTGCGAGCGTGAGGGCATCGCCTACGGCGGCCACGAGCAGACGACGGCGTTCGTCCCGAAAGTCGAGGGCGCCGACTACTCGGCGAGCCACCACCGCGCCGAGCAGGTCGAGTTCACCATCCCCTTCACGATGGTGTACGACAACCCCTGGCTCATCGCGGGCAGCCAGCTCAACGACAACCAGTACAACGCGCTCCAGTTCCTGCTCGACCGCTTCCGCCGCGAGTACGGTCGCGGCGGGACCTACGACCAGTTCCGGACGTTCCTCGACGACCCCGTGCTGAAGGAGGAACTCGACGAGCAGGGACGGGTCCACGAGGCCACCTTCGACGCCATCAAACGCCGCGCGTACGGCTTCGACGGCATCTTCGACCAGGACGCCCGGCCAATCACCGACCTGGTCGACCAGTTCGTCCGCCCCGGCCAGCTGAGTTGCGTCCCGACGTACCACGTCAACAACTCCCGGAGCAAGACGACGGTCGTCCTCGCACTCGCCTCGATGCTCGTCGACGAGAAGCTCTCGAACAACCCCAACTTCCAGCGCATCAAGGACACCCCCCTCGTCGTCGGGATGGACGAGGCCCACAACTTCCTCACCGGCGCCGACAACGTCCAGGCCCGCCAGGTCATCGGGAAGTTCACCGAGGCCGCGAAACAGGGTCGGAAAGAACGGCTCGGGCTCTTCCTCATCACCCAGGACCCCCAGGACATCGCCGACCCGGTGTTCAAACAGATCAACTCGACGGTCGTCCTCAACCTCGGCGACGAGGACGCCATCTCCGCCGTCAACATCCCGACGAATCTGGAGTCGAAGGTTCCCTACATGGAGAAAGGCCAGATGGTCGTCTACTCGCCCGACAACTCCGAACCCGTGGAGATTCAGGGACTGCCGTACTGTCTGACGAGACACGGACGGGACTAG
- a CDS encoding ATP-grasp domain-containing protein produces the protein MVVAILGTRDDPQVQSVGAALDDRGVEWELWNSGDWPGDHPVSLSVAAGPADAGSGSESATGTSGTWAVVGEMVDPDRVTAVYLRRIGLDPRGPAFEDDLAERPYSLVNQVREYRGLVTSVLTHLESRGVPVVNPVAAQSVHGLKPYQLAAFEDAEIPVPDTLATNDPDAARAFVERVGDAVYKPVGGGGHARSITPADLDSDHLDRLANAPVQFQERVAGENYRLFVVGGDVVATGHIRSEELDYRLGEHEVDAAIVPSTVEDAAVRAADVLDLHFAGVDVIADGEGEFAVLEANPSPMFAAFDERAGTDVAGHLAAFLDR, from the coding sequence ATGGTGGTCGCGATTCTCGGGACGCGAGACGACCCACAGGTCCAGTCGGTCGGGGCGGCTCTCGACGACCGGGGCGTCGAGTGGGAACTGTGGAATTCGGGGGACTGGCCAGGAGACCACCCGGTCTCGCTGTCGGTCGCCGCCGGACCCGCCGACGCCGGCTCCGGTTCAGAATCCGCGACCGGTACATCGGGAACCTGGGCCGTCGTCGGTGAGATGGTCGACCCCGACAGGGTCACCGCAGTCTACCTCCGCCGCATCGGCCTCGACCCCCGCGGCCCGGCGTTCGAGGACGACCTGGCCGAGCGCCCGTACTCGCTGGTCAACCAGGTCCGCGAGTACCGGGGCCTGGTCACGTCGGTGCTCACCCATCTCGAATCGCGTGGCGTCCCGGTTGTCAACCCCGTCGCGGCCCAGTCGGTCCACGGACTCAAACCGTACCAGCTCGCCGCGTTCGAGGACGCCGAAATCCCCGTCCCCGACACGCTCGCGACGAACGACCCCGACGCCGCGAGGGCGTTCGTCGAGCGGGTCGGCGACGCCGTCTACAAGCCCGTCGGCGGCGGCGGTCACGCACGGTCGATAACGCCGGCGGACCTCGACTCGGACCATCTCGACCGCCTCGCCAACGCGCCCGTCCAGTTCCAGGAACGCGTCGCGGGCGAGAACTACCGCCTGTTCGTCGTCGGCGGCGACGTCGTCGCGACGGGCCACATCCGGAGCGAGGAACTCGACTACCGCCTCGGCGAGCACGAGGTGGACGCGGCGATCGTCCCATCGACCGTCGAAGACGCGGCGGTCCGCGCCGCCGACGTCCTCGACTTGCACTTCGCGGGCGTCGACGTCATCGCGGACGGTGAGGGGGAGTTCGCCGTCCTCGAAGCGAACCCCTCGCCGATGTTCGCGGCCTTCGACGAGCGGGCGGGCACCGACGTCGCCGGCCACCTGGCCGCCTTCCTCGACCGATGA
- a CDS encoding putative sodium/potassium/calcium exchanger encodes MLRKLTAVLVAVAVMAAVPTAALAAPASDDAQASTVTVTNAQVDTLELQNSSVDNVTIEELRIDQMTVENQSDGNASEQTLGDDGTVVLHNVSFDTLSLENASAQGLSVGTNETNDTGAGTNDTNATTAGDEADVGDVDSVVIEEMHVESFTVENLNVSEQEGDAQDAEGFVDFISSQFEDGENDSDAAGLNDTENDSVGLDESDDTATDGVDVGDDASDSAESSGELVVENVTVGDLTVEQMNVGTLTSGQADGGEDTLGDANETETGLDESAENESAENESAENASDGMDVGDEANESAGTNASEDGGESAAQTLDNVSIDSATIETLDADTMSVENASQESDETNDTAGLAEDENESDAGVDFDETEENDTEGVGVGDDANDTDAGLNESGENDTDGIGVGDDANDTGVNDTTGANATDGNESDDGGIFDIFGGDGNDTESANDTDGNDTDGNDSDGGGIFGALA; translated from the coding sequence ATGCTACGCAAACTAACAGCCGTGCTCGTCGCGGTCGCCGTGATGGCTGCGGTGCCCACCGCAGCGCTGGCCGCGCCAGCATCGGACGACGCGCAGGCGTCGACAGTGACCGTCACGAACGCCCAGGTCGACACGCTGGAACTCCAGAACTCGTCGGTTGACAACGTGACCATCGAGGAGCTCCGCATCGACCAGATGACGGTCGAGAACCAGAGCGACGGGAACGCCTCCGAGCAGACGCTCGGTGACGACGGCACCGTCGTCTTGCACAACGTCTCGTTCGACACCCTCTCGCTGGAGAACGCCTCCGCCCAGGGCCTCTCCGTCGGCACGAACGAGACGAACGACACCGGTGCTGGCACGAACGACACGAACGCCACAACGGCCGGTGACGAAGCAGACGTCGGTGACGTCGACAGCGTCGTCATCGAGGAGATGCACGTCGAGAGCTTCACCGTCGAGAACCTGAACGTCTCCGAGCAGGAAGGCGACGCCCAGGACGCCGAGGGCTTCGTCGACTTCATCAGCAGCCAGTTCGAGGACGGGGAGAACGACAGTGACGCCGCCGGCCTGAACGACACCGAGAACGATTCGGTCGGTCTCGACGAGTCCGACGACACCGCCACTGACGGCGTCGACGTCGGCGACGACGCCAGCGACTCGGCCGAGAGCAGCGGTGAGCTGGTCGTCGAGAACGTCACCGTCGGTGACCTCACCGTCGAGCAGATGAACGTCGGCACCCTCACCAGCGGGCAGGCCGACGGGGGCGAGGACACGCTCGGTGACGCTAACGAGACCGAGACGGGTCTCGACGAGTCCGCCGAGAACGAGTCCGCCGAGAACGAGTCCGCCGAGAACGCTTCTGACGGGATGGACGTCGGCGACGAGGCGAACGAGTCCGCCGGCACGAACGCCAGCGAGGACGGCGGAGAAAGCGCGGCCCAGACGCTCGACAACGTCTCCATCGACAGCGCCACCATCGAGACGCTCGACGCCGACACGATGTCGGTCGAGAACGCCTCGCAGGAGTCTGACGAGACGAACGACACCGCCGGACTCGCCGAGGACGAGAACGAGTCTGACGCGGGCGTCGACTTCGACGAGACCGAGGAGAACGACACCGAGGGCGTCGGTGTCGGCGACGACGCCAACGACACGGACGCCGGTCTCAACGAGTCCGGCGAGAACGACACCGACGGAATCGGCGTCGGTGACGACGCCAACGACACCGGTGTGAACGACACGACCGGTGCGAACGCCACTGACGGCAACGAGTCGGACGACGGTGGTATCTTCGACATCTTCGGTGGCGACGGCAACGACACCGAGAGCGCGAACGACACGGACGGTAACGACACCGACGGAAACGATTCGGACGGCGGCGGTATCTTCGGTGCACTCGCGTAA
- the deoC gene encoding deoxyribose-phosphate aldolase, with product MDDVPARIEHTVLGPETTWSDVEGVLDDALEYGMRACIPPCYVAEAAAYANVPLVTVIDFPHGQGATDAVCEEARQAWSDGAEEVDMVCNVGRLKAKEDEAVREHVAEVVASVPVPMKVIVEAPLLTDEEPDRVGKLVAEADAAFLKTATGFSEGGATVADVERLAKHLPVKASGGIGSWEEAKAMFDAGATRIGASSGDVIAREWREAQSDGGPGDAAY from the coding sequence ATGGACGACGTGCCCGCGCGGATAGAGCACACGGTGCTGGGGCCGGAGACGACGTGGAGCGACGTCGAGGGAGTCCTGGACGACGCGCTCGAGTACGGCATGCGGGCGTGTATCCCGCCGTGTTACGTCGCCGAGGCGGCCGCGTACGCGAACGTGCCGCTGGTGACGGTGATCGACTTTCCACACGGGCAGGGAGCCACCGACGCGGTCTGCGAGGAGGCCCGCCAGGCCTGGAGCGACGGGGCCGAGGAGGTCGATATGGTCTGCAACGTCGGCCGGCTGAAGGCGAAAGAGGACGAGGCAGTCCGCGAGCACGTCGCGGAGGTCGTCGCCAGCGTGCCGGTGCCGATGAAGGTCATCGTCGAGGCGCCGTTGCTGACCGACGAGGAACCCGACCGGGTGGGAAAACTCGTCGCCGAGGCCGACGCCGCCTTCCTGAAGACGGCGACGGGCTTCTCGGAGGGTGGCGCGACGGTCGCGGACGTCGAGCGGCTGGCGAAACACCTCCCGGTCAAGGCCAGCGGCGGGATCGGCTCGTGGGAGGAGGCGAAGGCCATGTTCGACGCCGGCGCGACGCGCATCGGCGCCTCCAGCGGCGACGTCATCGCCCGCGAGTGGCGCGAGGCGCAGTCGGACGGCGGGCCCGGTGACGCGGCGTACTGA